The uncultured Bacteroides sp. DNA segment GAGCCAACACTTGCGCACCATCGTCCCAATAAGCTTTGTAACCGTTATATTCTTTGGGATTGTGAGAGGCGGTGAGGATGATTCCGCTCTGGCAGCCAAAGCGACGAATAGCAAATGATATTTCAGGGGTAGGACGAAGTGCTTCAAAAAGATAAACTTTGATGCCGTTTGCCGAGAAGATATTTGCCGATATCTCAGCAAACTTACGGCTATTGTTACGACAATCATGCCCTATCACTACAGAAATCTGTTTCAACCCTTTAAAGCTATTGTTCAAATAGTTAGAAAGACCTTGCGTAGCAGCACCTACGGTATAAATGTTCATGCGGTTGCTACCCACTCCCATTATGCCGCGCAAACCACCGGTTCCGAATTCCAAATCCCTGTAGAATGATTCGATTAATTCTGTTTTATCTTCGCTATCAAGCATTCGTTTTACTTCAGCCTGGGCTTCAGCATCATAAGCCGGAGTAAGCCACTTGGAAGCTTTCTCCGTAACTTGTTGGATTAATTCCTGATTTTCCATGAAGTTCTTATTTTTATAATTAGTTATTGACTGTTGATTCTCACTCACTAGTTTACAAATGTAAAAGGATAAGTTTATAAATCCTAATTTGTAACCTTGTATCTTTCACCTGTTTGCTTCACATATTCTTCGAGAAACTCTTTGGGATAGCCCGGGCGAAGTACTCCGGCAGGCTGACCGATGGAATTACGTTCAAAATGCCCGTTTTTCACACGCTTCACCACACCATCGTTATACTTCACAACAAGGAATTCTCCTAGGTGTTTCCACGCAGTAAAGGTGTTTTGAGCAGTAACACCGGTATATTTGGTCAGAAAGGCTTTTGCTTCTGCCGGGTTTTTCTCATACAGTTTGGCAGCCGTAGCTTCAACTCCTTCTTGTGCCTGATTCAAAAATGTTTCAAGCTCTTTTTGTGTAGCATGTACGTCATCTATCATCAAACTATAACGCGGATAAACCATGTTGGCCACCCAGTTAAATACCCAGAAAGAAGAATCCCACGAGAAGGTGATGTAATCGGCACCGTTGCGTGCATAACAAGCCGGCACGCTGTCCGTACAGCAATACACCGGAGTAAAGACAGTCATGTTGGCATCATCTACACCAAACCAGAGTACTCCACCAATCGCATCGGGTTTATCAGCACGCATCTGAGCAACAAACACGAAGCCTGTCTGCTGAGTAGAGATGGGACGTTCATTGAAATATTCCTGATCTCCCACTTTGAAAGTCAGCGGAGAAAGGCGGTAAGGAGTTTTATAGGGACCGGCTCCGAAGTCGTTAGAAATGTCGAGCGCAGTACCTTCATAATGGTTGCGCATGGCATTCTTTACATCTTGAACGGAGATCTTACGATTCGGTTTCACAAACAACGGCATAGGTTCATTGCTCTTTCCTTGTATATAAGGAAGATAAGCAGCTCCCTGATCGGTGAACATGTTGAAATAACTCCATACGCGGGCTTCGCAGAAACGACGTGCACCAAAATCAAGCGGCGCATACGCATCAGCAAAACTAAAATCTTTGTTTATACCATTGAAATAGCCTTTTTCACGAGCAAACGAAACAACATCGGAAGAATAAAGACAATTCTCCTTGTCGTCCATATTGAAGCTGTGAATGCGTGATTGATTGGCATGTGCAGAAATACAATCATCCGGCACACGAACAGCTACCCAAACGGCGCCACGAATACCGGGACCTTTGCCAATCATCTCCAGAATCCAAATCTCATTCGGATCGGCGATGGTAAATGACTCACCACTACTATAATATCCGTATTCCTTCACAAGTTCGGTCATTATCTTAACGGCTTCGCGAGCTGTGCGAGAGCGTTGTAAACCGATATAGATCAGACTTCCATAATCAATGATTGCTGTACTATCAACCAATTCCGGACGTCCGCCAAAGGTTGTCTCACCAATAGTTAACTGAAACTCATTCATGTTGCCAATTACATTATATGTCTGCTTGGCTTGCTCTATCTGACCTAAATACTTGTTGGTATCCCACTCAAAAACATCGAGCATGGCACCTTTTGGATAAGTTGCCGCCGGATAATGGTAAAGTTCACCGAACAATCCGTATGAATCTGCTGAATATGAAACAATGGTAGATCCGTCTGCCGACGCATTTTTTCCTACTATCAGGTTAGTACAAGCAGATGTTTCCGCCACAAACGCCACTAAAAAGAGGCCACACAAGAGAAAACCTCTTTTCCATGTCTTTAGCAAAGCCCGGCCTTGCTCATTAAAATGTTCCTTCATCATAAATTTATTCTATTTGTTATTTATTTCTATTCGTTTAATATGTCTCACGCACAACTGTCACATTGCCGCAAGCATCCGTCACACTAACCTCTACTATATGCTTACCCGTACGACTTACCCGACGGGGATCTATTTTACAAATTAATCTGTTTGTCATCATCTCCCAACCGAAAAGAGCGTACTTGCCATCAATGGTTCCTTTATACGAGCGAATAGCCGTCTCTCTGTCTTTGATGTGATAAATGATTCGTCCTGAACGAGACCAGGCTTTCTTGTTCACCGGAACAACTTTTGGCGGAATGGTATCGATTGCAACAGTATATGTGCCCAGAGTTAAGATCTTAGCTGTAACAAAACCATTTGTATACTTACCACCAACACTATACGTCCTTCCGCCTGAAACACGGGCCACATAATATTTGGTAGTATCAGCCACCACCTTGCGACGGATGCCGATAGAAAGCTCACAAGCAGAGTGCAACGGAATCGATTCATCATTTATTTGGTAGGTATAGGCCACGGCACCGGAATCGGCACGAACATTGAAAAACAAAGGCAGGTCTTCATATAATGTTCCTTTGGGTATGACGAGGGTCATTCCCGGCTCTTGCAAATAATTCATCTTATCCCAAGCAAAAAGATATTTTTCACGATGTACCAACGGATCAATCGCTTGGCGTTTGCCTCGAACAACGAAACGATAACGAGAAGTATTGCCATAGAAATCTTTCAATTCGTACACAAAGTGATAGTCCCGCTCTTCATTAATATCAATCAATCCTCTCGATCCATTCTCGGCACGAAGCATCCGAAGCGTGTTGCCCGGATCAATGAAAGACTTCATGTAATCTCCATATACCCAAGAATTCACCATGCGGTTTTCATCTGCCGAATAACGATCCATCGTACTGCGAAAAGTCTCTTTTCCGTCTACAGTCAGCACAACGGAGTACACACCATAACGATTAGATGTACCTGGCATATAATCATGTGCTCTGATTCCGGATCCGATCCACCCCCACGCTTCAATGGGCCGTATCGCATTGGGCATAAAGCGTTTTTTCTGTTGACTACCTTCAACAATTCCCCTACCAGGCTGAGGGAAAAGAATGACCCCACTAGCCTGCGGTGCCCGATTATCTTTTATAAAATTCCTAAAGAAAGGAAGTGGATCAACCCGATCGTCCGTAGCATCTTCAATCAGATCAATGTGTAGATGAGGGCCGAAAGAATAACCGGAATTTCCGCTCCAAGCAACCTGTTGCCCGGCACGTACAGGATACTCTGTCGGATTAGGAGTAATATCAACTTCCCATGTTTCATGTTCATATTGATAAGCCTCAACACGCTGTGCCATCCAAGAAACAAAGCCTGAAAGATGTCGATAAATGGTAGTATAACCATTGTTGTAATGCACGTAAAGCATACAACCGGACCCATGGGTAACGAGTATGCGTGATATATAACCATCGGCTAACGCCAATACCTTTTTACCGATAACGTTTTGTGTTTTGAAATCGAGCCCGCCGTGAAAGTGATTAGAGCGCAATTCTCCAAAATTACCGCTCAATGTAAGGGGAATGTCAAGGGGAGGAACGAAAGTGGTGGCTGCTCCTGCTTGGCAATGCCCTTCGACACTGCCAAACAACAACAAAGCCACTATATATTTCTTCATGTAAATGCAGTTTTAATTCAGAACTGCAAACTTAATGATTTTAATCGAAAAGGCACATTCGAATTGTAATAAAACCACTCTAAAAGGTCCTCTTTTAAGGGTATATTAACCTAAATTATTTTCATTACTTTGTTCAAGGTTTACAACTTTGCGGGCTCATCTTCCAAATATTCAGCTAGTTCGCGCTCACCAAACCCCGCCATACCATAGTGTTCATCATGTTGACTGATATCCAAGCCAATCTGCTCACTCTCTGCAGAGACACGCATCGGGATCATTTTGTTGGTAAGCCAATACAATGCGTATGTTACAACAAAAGTATACAAACTGACAATGACCACGGCAAGTAAGTGAACCAAGAAAACATCAATATGGCCAGCTACCAAACCATTCACAAACACACCGGTCAGAATTGTTCCTAGAATACCACCAACACCATGTGTGGGAAAAACATCAAGCGCATCGTCTACCGAAGTATGATTTTTCCAGTAAACAGCAACGTTACACACAATAGTAGTAACCAGAGCAATAAAAATACTTTCACCGATAGTGACGTATCCGGCCGAAGGAGTGATGGCAACCAGGCCAACGACTGCCCCGATAGCAGCTCCCATAGCAGAAGGTTTGCGTCCACGCAAACAATCGAAAAACACCCATACCAACATAGCCGTAGCCGATGCAGTATTGGTATTTAAGAAAGCTTTTACAGCAACGCCATTTGCAGCTAGTGAAGAACCGGCATTAAAGCCAAACCATCCCAACCAAAGCATAGCGGCTCCCAAAATAACAAAAGGAATATTTGCCGGAGCATGAGAAACCTTTTGATCATGCCTTTTGCCTAGAAACATAGCACCAGCCAAGGCTGCCACACCCGACGAAGCATGTACCACGATACCACCCGCAAAATCGACCACGCCCATTTGACGAAGAAATCCATCGGGATGCCACGTCCAGTGCGCCAACGGACAATAAACAAAGATGCAGAAAAGCATCATAAATACCAGATATGCAGAAAAACGAACGCGCTCTGCAAACGAGCCTGTAATCAAAGAAGGAGTGATAATGGCAAATTTCATTTGAAACAGCGCAAAAAGAGCCAATGGAATGGTCGGCGCCAACAATTCATGAGTTTTGGCCCCCACTCCGTTAAACATAAAGAAAGTAGCCGGATTACCAACAAAACTACCTATATCATCGCCAAAAGCAAGGCTAAAACCGAACACAACCCAAATGATACTAATCACCCCCATGGCAATGAAACTTTGCAAGATGGTGGAGATGACATTCTTCTGACGAACCATACCTCCATAAAAGAGTGAAAGACCGGGGGTCATCATTAACACAAAGATAGTGGCAGTTATCATCCAGGCCACATCAGCATAATTCACTTTTGCATCCGGTTCCCACAAATCGGCCGACTCGGGAGTAAAAACTCCAATAATACTAATGATGACCATAAGGCTCATCAGAATAATCCAACGCTTCTTCATCTAATACTACTTTTATTGGTTATATTGCTTATTAAACTTCATTTTGATACATATTAAAGCACATCTGTTTCATTTTTATAAATCGAGCGCAAAAGTAGTAAACATATAGATAATATGAAAATAATATTCAGATAAAAAGAACACAAAGAAGCAATAAACAGCAAATAAGTATCATATTAACTTAATCATACGATTATTTATTATAAATTAGACAGCACATAAAACTATATATATTCAATTTAAAAGTCAATATAGCTACATTTTAAAACTAAACACCTACTATAATCTACCAGATCGAAATATTTATATCATTTTGTTTTAAAAACATAATGCCAGAATAACAACAAATATAGAATATCACTATCTTGCGCCATCTTTAACCCCCAAATTAAAACATTATGATAATTGGAATTCCTAAAGAGATCAAAAACAATGAAAATCGGGTAGGTATGACACCTGCCGGAGTGCGTGAAATGGCAAAGAAAGGCCACACGATGTATGTACAGCACACAGCAGGTGTAGGAAGTGGATTTACCGATGAAGAATATGTGGCAGCAGGAGCAACCATACTGCCTACTATTGAAGAGGTATATTCAACTTCCGAGATGATCGTTAAAGTAAAAGAGCCTATTGAACCTGAGTACAAACTCATCAAGAAAGGCCAATTGCTCTTCACTTATTTTCATTTTGCTTCGGACGAAGAGCTAACACATGCTATGATTGCTAGCGGGGCCATTTGCTTAGCTTACGAAACAGTGAAAAAGGCCGATGGATCGCTACCTTTACTTATTCCTATGAGTGAAGTAGCAGGACGTATGGCTGTACAAGAAGGTGCGCGTTTTCTGGAGAAGCCACAAGGTGGAAAAGGTATTCTCTTGGGAGGAGTACCGGGAGTAAGACCTGCCAAAGTATTAATTCTGGGTGCAGGTGTAGTAGGTACACATGCCGCCATGTTAGCTGCCGGAGCCGGAGCCGATGTGACAATCACCGACATTTCTCTGCCACGTTTGCGTTATCTAAGCGAAGTGCTTCCCAAGAACGTGAAAACGCTCTATTCTTCGGAACATAACATTAAGGCAGAATTGCCTTCAACAAACCTTGTTGTAGGATCTGTGCTCATTCCTGGCGACAAAGCACCACATCTTATTACGAAAGAGATGTTGAAGTTGATGCAGCCGGGTACGGTAATGGTGGATGTAGCTATCGATCAGGGGGGATGCTTTGAAACATCACATGCTACAAGCCATAGCGAACCTATTTATATAGTAGACGGAATCGTACACTATGCAGTAGCAAATATCCCGGGGGCTGTACCTTACACTTCAACACTTGCATTAACCAATGCTTCGCTTCCTTATGCCATGGCACTAGCGGGAAAAGGATGGAGAACAGCTTGTAAAGAAGATGCCGCACTTGCCGCCGGATTAAATGTTGTAGAAGGAAAAGTTACTTTCAAAGCTGTAGCAGACATATATGGATTAAAGTACGAACCAATCACATTATAATTCTGATCCAAAAATCCTTTGAAAAAAAACGTATAGGGGCTGTTCCAAAAGAACAACCCCTATTTTATTTAGAAACAAAACTTCATTATTTGACCCTTATCAGTAATTATAAAAAGAATAGAGACGCTTAGTAGATTATATGAAGAGGATAGGGCTTGGCAACAGCCTCTTTTACCACAAATAAGACTTAGCCACAGCTGCCTGATAAGTATCCACTAGTTCGTGCATAACCTCATCAACAGTATCAATCCGGCTAAACAGAGAGGCTATCTGACCAATTTCTAATTCACCTTCATTGAGATCTCCTTCAAAAATGCCCTTTTTAGCACGGCCTTTTCCTAAAATTTCTCGTAATTCGTCAGCGGATGCTCCACGATTCTCAGCTTCTTCTACTGCATCACGGAATGTATTCTTCGCTAAACGAGCCGGTGCCAACTTCTTGAGATGTAACTTTGTGTCACCTTCATTCAATTGTAGACAGTATTCTTTAAAGGCCTCGCTTGCAGAGCTTTCAGCAGTCAGCGCAAAGCGTGTTCCTATTTGTACACCTTCGGCTCCAAGCACTGAGACAGCAAAAATAGCTTCACCCGTAGCAATTCCACCGGCAGCAATCAAAGGTAGAGTGGTTGCTTTCCGAACGGAAGGAATCAAACAAAGGGTAGTTGTCTCTTCCCTACCATTGTGCCCGCCGGCTTCAAATCCTTCAGCTACAACGGCATCAACCCCGGCATCCTCACATTTGGCAGCAAACTTAGCAGATGAAACTACATGGGCAACAATAATGCCGCGTTCTTTCAGCCAAGCAGTCCATGTTTTAGGATTTCCGGCTGAGGTAAAGACTATTTTCACCCCTTCATCGGCAATAATATTCATTATTTCATCTATTTGGGGATACATTAATGGAATGTTCACTCCGAAAGGCTTATCCGTAGCAGCCTTGCATTTACGAATATGCTCACGCAATACTTCAGGATGCATAGAACCGGAACCAATCAAACCAAGTCCACCGGCATTACTCACTGCTGAAGCTAACTTCCAACCGCTGCACCACACCATTCCTGCTTGTATTATAGGATATTGGATACCAAAAAGAGAAGATATTCTGTTCATAACGTTATGTTTAAATGAAGTACAAAAGTAAACCACAGACACAGAACAACCAAATATTAACGAACCTTATTTTCCGGTACGCCATCACGAAAGAAGACAGTAGTGGAATCACCATACTGGCTCAACACTTCAAGCGTACGAGCACGGCGCTTTCGTCCCTTCACATCCCAAAATTCTTTCGTAAAAGGTTTCATAAAGTCATGTCCTGAAGCACCAGTACCCTCCCAAGCACCTACTGCCATGTTATTTGCCCGAGCAGCCAAAGGGTTATAGCGCAAACCGGTCGCTTCTATCTCTTCAAGCGACTTGCGATAACCACCATCAAACGGATGTTTTGCCCAATTGGAAGGAATCGTTAATGAGTATAACACCTCAAACGGGTTTGATTTATAAGTGTTTGCTTTCACATTAATCTTTTTCTGGTAAATAGGATCATAATTAAATTTTGTATTGGCACTATAAGGCATCAACGTCAACACCATTTTCTTTTTCTCTGGCAACACAGACGGAAGAGTTTCATTGGTCTTAAGTGCAGATTTGTCATCCACAAGCAGAGGCGTGCCTGTCACCTTCCCAATCTTTAGCTGTTTTAGGGCATTCGGATTGAGCTTTATTTCACCATCGCTCTCCAGCAAACGGCGTAAGTTGGTTGAATCTTTCTTCGTCCATTGGGCATGTGCCAACAGATAAAATGAGCTAAGAAGTAGAAAGAGAGCTATGCGCTTTGTCATTTACATCATCATTAATTTACCACCAGCGATATCCACTCCCACAAAGGGGATCATCAAAACATGGAGTTACAGACCACTCCGTTTTTGGATACCGGACATTCTCCCACCAATAGCGGTAACGCTTTGCCGCATCATGCACTTCTTGGTCGGAAAGGAAATAAATTCCTTCATAATTTTGCGCATCAGCTCGTACCATTTTACAGCCAAGAGAGGCATATTGTCCCAAACGAATGCTCTCCACAATCCATAACATGCACTCCCCCAAACGAACTTTCGTTCCGAAATAAACAGAAACCGGTGGTAATGGAAATGAAGGTATAACAGTAAGATCTTCTGCATAAGTTAACAATTCAGGAATATCTTCCCGCGTAAATCTGGGTACTTCAACATATCCTTCGGGACCTTTTGTTTTATATGTTCCATCCTTAAGTTGCTTCACAAAAAGCTTCACATCGGGATGGTTATAGTCTAGCGTTTCTTCATTGCAACTTGTGCATGCTATTGCCAACAGTATTGTCAGCATCACAAATAAAGTTTTTTTCATACTTTTGTGCTTTTGATAATACGTTGATTAATAGGTCATCCTCACTCCGCAGAGCAGATTCATATTCGTAGATTTACGGGAACGAGCAGTCTCCCAATCTAAATCAGGATTAAAATGATGAGTAATTGCCGGTTCGGCAAATAAGGCAAACTTATCGCTAATTTTATATCGTACACCCAAACCTGCAGTCAGAGACAATTGAATAGGTTCGCTGTTGAAATCATTCTGCGGAGCACCAGCCACACACTTATCAAGCAGTCCGCCTAAGGAAGCGTATACATCTAGTTTACGATTACCGGCTATCAGATAGTTGGCCTTAACAGGAATGCCAACATAGTGCATGTTTCCATTCTCAGGACTTTGTTCGCAAGAGTAAGCGAGTCCGGCTTCTACAGAAAAACGTTTTGTGATTTTCTTTTCTAATGTAATGCTTGCAGCAACAGGAGCACGCATGTCATCGGCAACAAGCAACGAAAGGCCGGCAGCCGCTTTCAAAGCCCAAGAAGAAACTTTATTAGCTTCTTTCTGTGAGCTTCCGCCAACAGAACGCTCAACGTCAGTAGAGTGAGAGTGAACTGCATTCTCTGTCGCTTCATTAGAATTAGAAGCCATCGAAGTTTGCTGCTGCTGAGACCTCTTTTTGTTACGAGAAGTGTAGGAAGAAGAGGAAGAAATAGAAAACGACATGGAAACAGTTATAGAAACAGTTGAGTCATTCTGTCCTTCTCCATTATTATTATCGGGTAGAGTTAAAACGCCAAACGAACGAGGAGTAGGTTTTGGTAAGACTGATGCAGTATGTATAGGAGGAAAGTCATCTTTCACCACATCAGCATTCAGTTGCCCCTGGGCCCCAGCGGAGATCTCAACCTTAGTAAAAGCATCCGCAATCTCTTCTTTGGGTGAGAAGAACCAAAAAGCAGCCGACGAAGCCATCAATACAAAAAGTACAGAAGCAGCTGCTGTGAAACGATAGATATATAACCGACGACGATGAACAGCCACCGGAATATCCTTTTCAAGTTCTTCCCAAAAACGATCTCTCACCGGCATTTTAGCATCTGCCAGTCGTGAGCGAAACAATTCTGTCAATTCATCATTTTCTTTCTTCATGATTCAAGTATTCTTTAATTCTTTTTGCCAGCAAACATTTGGCCCGGTGCAACTGTGAGGTAGATGAATGTTCCTTTATATGAAGCATATCAGCAATCTCTTTGTGCGACTTCTCTTCGAAAACGAACAAGTTGAAAACCGTGCGACAGCCATCGGGCAGCTCAGCTACAAAAGCCATCAACTGCTCTTCCGTAATCCGACTACTATTGTCCTTATCCGGAAGGTCAGGGATATCAGGGATATCTTCCTCGTGCACAATCATCTGACTAACGCGTTTTTGCTTCCGCAGATAATCGATTGCCTGAGTAATCATCACCTTGGTTATCCACGTACCCAGCGATGCTTCACCCCGGAAAGAAAATCCGGTAAATATCTTAATGAAAGCATCGTGTAGTACATCATGAGCTGCATCCATATCGCCCGTATAGCGGTAGCACACCGCCAGCATCTTGTTGGAATAGAGGGTATAAAGTTGCTTGCGGGCTAAGTTGTCTCCCGCCCTACAGCCTTTAATCAGTTCTATCTCATTTTCCAACTTAAGTGCTTTTTTACCAGTCGTATGTCTGCGTCGTTTGCAAGTTAGACGCAGTGACTGAATGAATGCTGCAAAGAAAAGTATTAAAGAATATTAAATCAACAAGCCTTGAAACTCATATCAAGACCTTTCACTGAATGAGTGAGTGCACCTACAGAAATGTAGTCAACTCCACACACGGCATAATCGCGCAATGTATCGAAGGTGATACCTCCCGAGGATTCTGTTTCATAGCGTCCGCCAATCACTTCCACAGCCTTTTTAGTATTCGCTGGAGTGAAATTATCGAGCATGATGCGATCTACTCCGCCAATGGCAAGCACCTGATTCAGTTCATCGAAGTTTCTGACCTCAATCTCTATTTTCAGATCTTTACCCTTCTGCTTACAGTAGTCCTTGGCCCGAGAGATGGCTTTGTCTATGCCTCCGGCAAAATCCACATGATTATCTTTGAGTAGAATCATATCAAAAAGGCCGATGCGATGATTCACACCTCCACCGATCTTAACTGCCGCTTTCTCGAGCATACGCATACCCGGAGTAGTCTTGCGGGTATCGAGCACACGAGTATTCGTACCTTCGAGCTGTTTCACATAACGGCGAGTCATGGTAGCAATGCCGCTCATACGTTGCATCACGTTGAGCATCAATCGTTCGGTTTGCAGCAGAGACTGCACTTTACCTTCCACCACCATGGCCACATCGCCCGGTTTCACTTCAGCACCATCATTGATAAATACTTCCACTTTCATTTCCGGATCGAAGCGATGAAAAATTTCTTTGGCTATTTCCATTCCGGCTAATACTCCGGCTTCTTTGATAAGGAGTTTCGATTTGCCCATAGCAGTCGGAGGAATACAAGACAGTGTGGTATGATCTCCATCACCTATATCTTCAGCGAAAGCAAGGTCAATCAATTTATCTATCAGCTCATTCATTGGTTTTATCTATTCTTATTTGATGAATTAAATATTTATTTTCAAGACGTTTTAGAAAACTATTCACTCGAAAGTTTCCATTGCCGGTCGTTAGGGTTCCAATTAAAAAACATGATTCGTCACGTTTTCCTTGGTGGTTCACGGTAAACCCGCTGACCTGATTTTCTGCAAAAAAAGCAGCTATCATACTTTCTGCTTGCTGTTTACCTAAATTTGAGGTTTTATTGAGAACGATCAAATCGACCTTGTCAGCCATATATTTGCCGAGTTCCTGAGCATTTCCTTTCTTAAACGCCACAGCTATTCCAGTCGGAATATCTTGGGCAGAAAGCGTAGAGATAAGAAAGAACATGCCACTAATCAATAGAAATACTGTTTTTTTCATCACATACAAGTATTAAATGACAAGCAAAGGTAAGTATTTATATATAAAAACAACAGAAAAAGACTATTTTTGTGGACTTAAAGCCTTGCAAAGAGCAATTAAAACATAAAAAATGAAAACAATATTACTTGTAGTAGGACGCACTGTAGAACAACATTACATCACTGCCATCAATGATTATATGGAACGCACCAAGCATTTCATCTCGTTTGAGATGGAGGTAATTCCGGAACTTAAAAACACGAAGAATCTGACGGCAGACCAACAAAAAGAGAAAGAAGGAGAATTGATTTGTAAGGCCTTCCAACCGGGTGATGTCATCGTACTGTTAGATGAATTCGGAAAAGAATTTCGCTCGGTAGACTTTGCCACCTGGATGGAGAGAAAACTAGCTAATGTGAATAAACGATTGATTTTTGTTATTGGAGGGCCCTATGGATTTTCACAAAAAGTCTATCAGGCCACCCATGAAAAGATGTCACTCTCCAAAATGACTTTCTCACACCAGATGATAAGGCTTATCTTTGTAGAGCAACTTTATCGCGCCATGACTATTTTGAACGGAGGGCCCTATCACCATGAATAAATCTTTTCCTACTTCATTCACCGAAAAGCTATTCTAGCGCATGTCGTGGTTCATCAGGCGATAACTTGCCATTTCTTCGTACTTTGTGCCGAGACGGCCATAATTGGTATAAGGATAAATAGAAATACCGCCACGTGGGGTAAACACGCCGATAACTTCGATATACTTAGGATTCATCAACTGGATCAGATCTTTCATGATGATATTCACACAGTCTTCGTGAAAGGCGCCGTGATTGCGGAAACTGAATAGGTATAGTTTTAAACTCTTACTCTCCACCATTTTCACATCGGGTAGGTAGCTGATGCGTATCTCTGCAAAATCAGGTTGTC contains these protein-coding regions:
- a CDS encoding nitronate monooxygenase; translated protein: MNRISSLFGIQYPIIQAGMVWCSGWKLASAVSNAGGLGLIGSGSMHPEVLREHIRKCKAATDKPFGVNIPLMYPQIDEIMNIIADEGVKIVFTSAGNPKTWTAWLKERGIIVAHVVSSAKFAAKCEDAGVDAVVAEGFEAGGHNGREETTTLCLIPSVRKATTLPLIAAGGIATGEAIFAVSVLGAEGVQIGTRFALTAESSASEAFKEYCLQLNEGDTKLHLKKLAPARLAKNTFRDAVEEAENRGASADELREILGKGRAKKGIFEGDLNEGELEIGQIASLFSRIDTVDEVMHELVDTYQAAVAKSYLW
- a CDS encoding DUF4858 domain-containing protein; its protein translation is MTKRIALFLLLSSFYLLAHAQWTKKDSTNLRRLLESDGEIKLNPNALKQLKIGKVTGTPLLVDDKSALKTNETLPSVLPEKKKMVLTLMPYSANTKFNYDPIYQKKINVKANTYKSNPFEVLYSLTIPSNWAKHPFDGGYRKSLEEIEATGLRYNPLAARANNMAVGAWEGTGASGHDFMKPFTKEFWDVKGRKRRARTLEVLSQYGDSTTVFFRDGVPENKVR
- a CDS encoding M23 family metallopeptidase; protein product: MKKYIVALLLFGSVEGHCQAGAATTFVPPLDIPLTLSGNFGELRSNHFHGGLDFKTQNVIGKKVLALADGYISRILVTHGSGCMLYVHYNNGYTTIYRHLSGFVSWMAQRVEAYQYEHETWEVDITPNPTEYPVRAGQQVAWSGNSGYSFGPHLHIDLIEDATDDRVDPLPFFRNFIKDNRAPQASGVILFPQPGRGIVEGSQQKKRFMPNAIRPIEAWGWIGSGIRAHDYMPGTSNRYGVYSVVLTVDGKETFRSTMDRYSADENRMVNSWVYGDYMKSFIDPGNTLRMLRAENGSRGLIDINEERDYHFVYELKDFYGNTSRYRFVVRGKRQAIDPLVHREKYLFAWDKMNYLQEPGMTLVIPKGTLYEDLPLFFNVRADSGAVAYTYQINDESIPLHSACELSIGIRRKVVADTTKYYVARVSGGRTYSVGGKYTNGFVTAKILTLGTYTVAIDTIPPKVVPVNKKAWSRSGRIIYHIKDRETAIRSYKGTIDGKYALFGWEMMTNRLICKIDPRRVSRTGKHIVEVSVTDACGNVTVVRETY
- the ald gene encoding alanine dehydrogenase; the protein is MIIGIPKEIKNNENRVGMTPAGVREMAKKGHTMYVQHTAGVGSGFTDEEYVAAGATILPTIEEVYSTSEMIVKVKEPIEPEYKLIKKGQLLFTYFHFASDEELTHAMIASGAICLAYETVKKADGSLPLLIPMSEVAGRMAVQEGARFLEKPQGGKGILLGGVPGVRPAKVLILGAGVVGTHAAMLAAGAGADVTITDISLPRLRYLSEVLPKNVKTLYSSEHNIKAELPSTNLVVGSVLIPGDKAPHLITKEMLKLMQPGTVMVDVAIDQGGCFETSHATSHSEPIYIVDGIVHYAVANIPGAVPYTSTLALTNASLPYAMALAGKGWRTACKEDAALAAGLNVVEGKVTFKAVADIYGLKYEPITL
- a CDS encoding ammonium transporter — protein: MKKRWIILMSLMVIISIIGVFTPESADLWEPDAKVNYADVAWMITATIFVLMMTPGLSLFYGGMVRQKNVISTILQSFIAMGVISIIWVVFGFSLAFGDDIGSFVGNPATFFMFNGVGAKTHELLAPTIPLALFALFQMKFAIITPSLITGSFAERVRFSAYLVFMMLFCIFVYCPLAHWTWHPDGFLRQMGVVDFAGGIVVHASSGVAALAGAMFLGKRHDQKVSHAPANIPFVILGAAMLWLGWFGFNAGSSLAANGVAVKAFLNTNTASATAMLVWVFFDCLRGRKPSAMGAAIGAVVGLVAITPSAGYVTIGESIFIALVTTIVCNVAVYWKNHTSVDDALDVFPTHGVGGILGTILTGVFVNGLVAGHIDVFLVHLLAVVIVSLYTFVVTYALYWLTNKMIPMRVSAESEQIGLDISQHDEHYGMAGFGERELAEYLEDEPAKL
- a CDS encoding C69 family dipeptidase encodes the protein MKEHFNEQGRALLKTWKRGFLLCGLFLVAFVAETSACTNLIVGKNASADGSTIVSYSADSYGLFGELYHYPAATYPKGAMLDVFEWDTNKYLGQIEQAKQTYNVIGNMNEFQLTIGETTFGGRPELVDSTAIIDYGSLIYIGLQRSRTAREAVKIMTELVKEYGYYSSGESFTIADPNEIWILEMIGKGPGIRGAVWVAVRVPDDCISAHANQSRIHSFNMDDKENCLYSSDVVSFAREKGYFNGINKDFSFADAYAPLDFGARRFCEARVWSYFNMFTDQGAAYLPYIQGKSNEPMPLFVKPNRKISVQDVKNAMRNHYEGTALDISNDFGAGPYKTPYRLSPLTFKVGDQEYFNERPISTQQTGFVFVAQMRADKPDAIGGVLWFGVDDANMTVFTPVYCCTDSVPACYARNGADYITFSWDSSFWVFNWVANMVYPRYSLMIDDVHATQKELETFLNQAQEGVEATAAKLYEKNPAEAKAFLTKYTGVTAQNTFTAWKHLGEFLVVKYNDGVVKRVKNGHFERNSIGQPAGVLRPGYPKEFLEEYVKQTGERYKVTN